Proteins found in one Lycium ferocissimum isolate CSIRO_LF1 chromosome 6, AGI_CSIRO_Lferr_CH_V1, whole genome shotgun sequence genomic segment:
- the LOC132059145 gene encoding F-box protein At3g07870-like isoform X1: MALECFTWITGLLGSLFLTIRVDDGETFERLPDCLIIDILSRLPAHSFLRCRWVCRRWRALVSSHDYFTTLHDDLCRASRPMLLIQDHFARNGRDLYVFGENKKKKKAAFKKLHLRSELMINKYWEHPLLVYSCQGVLLFASSRWQSTYYVFNPITQEEVTIQHTLHPGFLCALYFCPYTRQFRILYVQVRGSFCQYFVYIFRTQTWRKIRSSSSFNFLPSGVNSAVVNGALHWVMHHDIERKNTPCENGIMVFRMDKEELSAMPHPGSTVCNSKRAHRTMTLFVKDDCLSFCNLLFPEYAVDIWILEDYETRAWIKRYKVNLSDRRIFPFSLCFMEIPSLIDDKSGRIKLLNIQEGELLLLVWNEGLFLYNLDHRTMKRIELPRQEMKSYCTCRPYMKSFLAIA; this comes from the coding sequence ATGGCACTTGAATGCTTCACATGGATTACAGGACTGTTGGGTTCACTGTTTCTTACAATAAGAGTTGATGATGGTGAAACTTTTGAACGTTTGCCTGATTGTCTTATCATTGATATTCTGAGTAGGCTGCCGGCACATTCTTTTCTTAGATGTCGATGGGTTTGCAGGCGTTGGAGAGCTTTGGTCTCATCACATGACTATTTTACCACCTTACATGATGATCTTTGTAGAGCTAGTAGACCCATGCTTCTCATACAGGATCATTTTGCCAGGAACGGGCGGGATCTTTATGTTTTTGgtgaaaacaagaagaagaagaaggccGCCTTCAAGAAACTTCATCTCAGATCCGAGCTTATGATTAATAAGTACTGGGAACACCCCCTTCTTGTATACTCTTGTCAAGGAGTTCTTCTGTTTGCTTCCTCAAGGTGGCAGTCTACTTATTATGTTTTCAATCCGATAACGCAAGAGGAAGTAACTATACAACATACACTTCACCCCGGCTTCTTATGTGCTCTGTACTTTTGTCCTTACACAAGACAATTCAGAATTCTTTACGTGCAAGTGCGAGGCAGTTTTTGTCAGTATTTCGTATATATTTTCCGGACACAAACGTGGAGGAAAATCCGTTCATCCTCCTCTTTCAACTTTTTGCCATCCGGTGTCAATTCGGCAGTTGTTAATGGAGCATTGCATTGGGTCATGCACCACgatatagaaagaaaaaatactCCTTGTGAAAACGGAATCATGGTTTTTAGAATGGATAAGGAAGAACTCTCTGCTATGCCTCATCCTGGAAGTACTGTGTGCAACTCAAAGCGAGCGCATCGAACTATGACTCTTTTTGTGAAGGATGATTGTTTGTCTTTTTGTAACTTGCTTTTCCCTGAGTATGCTGTCGATATATGGATTTTGGAAGACTATGAGACGCGAGCGTGGATCAAAAGGTACAAGGTTAATCTCTCTGATAGGAGAATTTTCCCTTTTAGTTTGTGTTTCATGGAAATTCCATCGCTTATTGACGACAAATCTGGGCGGATAAAGCTTCTGAACATCCAAGAAGGTGAACTTTTGCTTCTCGTGTGGAATGAAGGGTTATTTCTATATAATTTAGATCATAGAACTATGAAGAGAATTGAATTGCCACGGCAGGAAATGAAGTCATATTGTACTTGTAGGCCTTATATGAAGAGTTTCCTGGCAATAGCCTAA
- the LOC132059145 gene encoding uncharacterized protein LOC132059145 isoform X2, whose protein sequence is MLLIQDHFARNGRDLYVFGENKKKKKAAFKKLHLRSELMINKYWEHPLLVYSCQGVLLFASSRWQSTYYVFNPITQEEVTIQHTLHPGFLCALYFCPYTRQFRILYVQVRGSFCQYFVYIFRTQTWRKIRSSSSFNFLPSGVNSAVVNGALHWVMHHDIERKNTPCENGIMVFRMDKEELSAMPHPGSTVCNSKRAHRTMTLFVKDDCLSFCNLLFPEYAVDIWILEDYETRAWIKRYKVNLSDRRIFPFSLCFMEIPSLIDDKSGRIKLLNIQEGELLLLVWNEGLFLYNLDHRTMKRIELPRQEMKSYCTCRPYMKSFLAIA, encoded by the coding sequence ATGCTTCTCATACAGGATCATTTTGCCAGGAACGGGCGGGATCTTTATGTTTTTGgtgaaaacaagaagaagaagaaggccGCCTTCAAGAAACTTCATCTCAGATCCGAGCTTATGATTAATAAGTACTGGGAACACCCCCTTCTTGTATACTCTTGTCAAGGAGTTCTTCTGTTTGCTTCCTCAAGGTGGCAGTCTACTTATTATGTTTTCAATCCGATAACGCAAGAGGAAGTAACTATACAACATACACTTCACCCCGGCTTCTTATGTGCTCTGTACTTTTGTCCTTACACAAGACAATTCAGAATTCTTTACGTGCAAGTGCGAGGCAGTTTTTGTCAGTATTTCGTATATATTTTCCGGACACAAACGTGGAGGAAAATCCGTTCATCCTCCTCTTTCAACTTTTTGCCATCCGGTGTCAATTCGGCAGTTGTTAATGGAGCATTGCATTGGGTCATGCACCACgatatagaaagaaaaaatactCCTTGTGAAAACGGAATCATGGTTTTTAGAATGGATAAGGAAGAACTCTCTGCTATGCCTCATCCTGGAAGTACTGTGTGCAACTCAAAGCGAGCGCATCGAACTATGACTCTTTTTGTGAAGGATGATTGTTTGTCTTTTTGTAACTTGCTTTTCCCTGAGTATGCTGTCGATATATGGATTTTGGAAGACTATGAGACGCGAGCGTGGATCAAAAGGTACAAGGTTAATCTCTCTGATAGGAGAATTTTCCCTTTTAGTTTGTGTTTCATGGAAATTCCATCGCTTATTGACGACAAATCTGGGCGGATAAAGCTTCTGAACATCCAAGAAGGTGAACTTTTGCTTCTCGTGTGGAATGAAGGGTTATTTCTATATAATTTAGATCATAGAACTATGAAGAGAATTGAATTGCCACGGCAGGAAATGAAGTCATATTGTACTTGTAGGCCTTATATGAAGAGTTTCCTGGCAATAGCCTAA